A window of Ruminiclostridium herbifermentans genomic DNA:
AGCTTCACCAATTGGTCTGCTTTAGGCACTTTCTTGCCGTTTACCACCAGTACAACCATTAGTTCATTAGTTTTAAAGCCCTTTCTGACCATAACATGGCGTAAAAAACCCTTGCCCGTCTTTTCATTATAAATAGTAATTCCATTTGTTTTGAAGAAATCACGAACAATATCTCTGATTTCATTACTTTCTGGTGGCTGAATATTGCACTCCTTACTTTCAACAATATTATGAGAACCCTTTTCGTAAAATCCTACTACTACGTCAGAACCACAGGTTCCAACAGGATACTGAACCTTATTTCTATATTGAAAGGGGTGTTCCATTCCAATAGTATTGTTTACTTGTACATTATCAAGTCCGCCAATTCTCCTAAGATTCTGACGAACATTATCTGTCTTGAATTCTAGCTGTGCATCATAGGACATATGCTGAATTGAGCATCCACCGCACTTGTCAAAAGCTGGACAAAAAGGCTCAATCCTCTTATCAGAAGACTTTTGAATCCTTACAACACTCCCCACTGCATAACTCTTTGTCTGCTTTATAATTTTTATATCAACTATTTCACCGATAAGAGTGCCATTCACAAACACAACAAACCCGTCAAGCTTGCCTACTCCTTGGCCTTCATGAGTGAGTCCTGTTATTTCAATTGTATATATTTTATTCTTTGATAGTGTTTTTTGAGATAATTGCTTCATTATAATTAATCCATGTATATTATCAGGTTAATTTATCTAGTATTTTCACCTGCATGGACTTGTTCCCCCTGTATTATTTTTATTATCTATAAATCCTTATCCATCATATAGTTATTTAAGCATTTATATTTATTAACCATATCCACCATTATGCCTAACTGAAAAAATAGCTTG
This region includes:
- the rlmD gene encoding 23S rRNA (uracil(1939)-C(5))-methyltransferase RlmD is translated as MKQLSQKTLSKNKIYTIEITGLTHEGQGVGKLDGFVVFVNGTLIGEIVDIKIIKQTKSYAVGSVVRIQKSSDKRIEPFCPAFDKCGGCSIQHMSYDAQLEFKTDNVRQNLRRIGGLDNVQVNNTIGMEHPFQYRNKVQYPVGTCGSDVVVGFYEKGSHNIVESKECNIQPPESNEIRDIVRDFFKTNGITIYNEKTGKGFLRHVMVRKGFKTNELMVVLVVNGKKVPKADQLVKLLCDRYENIKSIMVNVNTRNTNIILGDKNTCIYGQGYISDYIGKYKFNISPLSFFQVNPVQTEVLYNKALEYAGLTGNETVFDLYCGIGTISLFLSEKAKKVIGVEVVPDAIADAKRNAQLNGIENVEFLVGEAETVIPKLYEEGARADVVVVDPPRKGCEESLLKTLVDMQPQRIVYVSCNPSTLARDVKFLHENGFEVKHVQPVDMFPWSGHVESVVLIERK